CGCTGGTCCCTCGTGCTGCTCGGATTGTCAGTCGCCGTCATTCTGCTCCCGCTCTATGTCGGGCTGCTCGTCGCTCCGGGAGAGCCGTTCTACGAACGATGCGTCTGGTTCTCGACATGGATCGGCCGCCCGGTCGTCACAGCCGTCGCCCTGCTCTCCTGCGCCGTGCAGGCCAGCCTGGTCTTTCGCAGCGAGCCGCTTCGAAACGCGCGACGCCGTGGGGGCCGACTTTTTGCCCGCCACGCCGCGGACATCGTTCCATTTCTGGGCGTCGCCGGCCTCAGTTTTTTTGTCCTCGAGATGGCTCTGGAATTCACCCTCGCCCGCCTTGGCGCAGAAACTCTCGTCGGCTTCGCCGGCCGTTTCCTGGCCGCCGGCATCGAGGCGTTTCTCTCCGGATGGTTGATCGCGGCTTGGGTTTGCCTTTACAAAGGATTTTCGTCGGACCGAAAAGAGGTGCTGTTTTGATCGCGTTGAGCTGTTCCCGTCTCCACTGCCATCGTCCCGAATGGAATGGAGGTCCGGCCTGCGTCCATGACGTGTCGCTCACTTTCGAAATCGGCGAACTTCACGCCGTCACCGGTCCGCCCCGCAGCGGCAAGACGCTCCTGCTTCATCTCCTCGGTCTGCTCGACGAGCCCGATTTCGGAGAGGTCGAACTCTTCGGCGAACTCGCCTCCCCCGCCCCCGAAGAAACCCGCCGCGAGATTCGCAACTCCGTGTTCGGCTACGTCTTTCAAAGTCCGTGCCTGCTTGCCGAGTTCACCGTGGCGGAAAACATCGCCATGCCTCTCTTTCGGATTTTCCAAACGGAGGAATCCCTCGCGCAGATGCGCGTGTGCGAGCTGCTCGAGCGATTCGGCATCGACGACTCTGCAAACGACCCCGTCGCCGCGCTCGATCCCGACCGGCAATTCCTCGTCGCTCTTGCGCGGGCTCTCGTGCATCGCCCGCGCATCCTCCTCGTCGCCGAGCCCGCCCGGTCCGCGCTCCTGGCTCCCGCGGTGCGACACGCCGTCGACTCCCTCGGCGTCACCACCATTTGGGCCGGCGAACCCGGTGACTGGACCGCGCAGTGCGATCAGGAGATCAGGCTGGAACACGGCTGCATCGTCGCTCCGCTGACCCCATGAGCGAGCTCGTGCCCGCCGCCATCGCGGCCGATGTGGAATCCGGACGCAAGGCCTCGAATCTGGCCTTCGCCCTGTTTGCCCTCCCGCGCCAGCGCCGCGCCGACGCCGTCGTCTTCTACCGGCTCTGCCGCATCCTCGACGACATCGCCGACTCTCCCGCCCTCTCGTCGGAAGTCCGCAGCCAGACGCTCGATGCCTGGGCCGAGGCCCTCGCCGGTGCCCGGCCGCTTCCCCCCGAGTTCGCCGACCTCGTCGATCGCTACGATCTCGACCGCTCGCTGCTTCTCGAAATTCTTGCCGGTGTGCGCGCCGACCTCACCGTCTCCCGCTACGCCACCTTCGAGGATGCCCGTCGCTACTGCTGGCGCGTTGCGAGCGCCGTCGGCCTCGTGAGCATCCGCATCTTCGGCTGCACGTCACCGGCCAGCCCCGCCTACGCCGAAGCCCTCGGCCTCGCCCTGCAATGGACGAACATCCTCCGCGATGTCGGTGAGGACGCCGCCAACGGCCGCATCTACCTGCCGCAGGACGAACTCGCCCTCTTCGGCGTGGCCGAGGCGGACATTCTCGCCGGACGGGCCACTCCCGAATTTCAGCGCCTCGCGGAGTTTCAGGCCGAACGCGCCGCGCAGCTCTTCGCCGCCATCGCGCTCCCATCCGAGGATCGCCGCCCGCTGCTCGCCGCGGAAATCATGCGCGCGATCTACGCAAAGCTCCTCGACCGCATGCGCCGGGATGGACTTCGCGTGCTCGAGCGACGTTATCGCGTTTCCCGCGCCGAGAAGCTCCTGCTCGCGGCCGGCGCCCTGCTCAGGCGCTGACTCAGCTCTGGGCCAGACGACGAATCGCCCGCTCGAGCGACGAAAGATCGACCGGCTTCACGAGATGCTCGTCGAATCCCGACGCGAAGCTCTTTCGAATGTCCTCCTCCATCCCATAGCCGCTCATCGCGATGCTCTTGACCGACGCCCGTTTTTTCAGGGCCTCGATGAACTCGTATCCGGTCATGTCCGGCAGCCCGAGATCACTCACCACGATGTCGAACTCCTGCTTCGCCACGAGGGCGAGTCCCTCGCCCGCCGTATGCGCGGCCGTCACCGCATAACCCATCGCCCCGAGGAGTTTCGTGAGCATCGCCGCCGTGTCCGCATGATCCTCGACGATGAGAACCCGCAACGAATGGTCGCGCCGGTCGGCCGCGCTCTTCGGCCCCTCCTCGCCCTTCTCTGCTGCACCCGCCGGCAGGTCGATCGTGAACGTGCTTCCCTGCCCGCTCCCATCGCTCTCGGCCCGAATTTCCCCCTCGTGCAGCTCGATCAGAGCTTTCGAAATCGCCAGCCCCAGCCCGAGCCCGCCGAATTGTCGCGTGACGCCCACGTCGCCCTGCTCGAACGCATCGAAAATCTTCGGCAGAACCTCAGGGTCGATCCCGACTCCGGAATCCTGGATCGCGATCTGCACGCACCCCGCGACCGCTCCGGACGTGCGCACGGAGATGCGGCCGCTCTTCGGCGTGAACTTGATCGCATTCTTCAACACGTTCCACAGCACCTGCTGCAGCCGCGCGGGATCCACTTGGACCTGTCCAGCCGCGGGGTCGAGTTCGACGACGAGCCGCACGTCCTTGTCCGCCGCCTCCGCCTCGCACATCGCCGCCGCCTGCCGCACCGCGTCATTTGCCGGGATCGCCTTCAGGTGCAGCGCGAGCTTGCCCATCGTGATCCGGCTGAGATCGAGCAGATCGTCGATCAGCTTGGTCTCCAGCTCGACGTTGCGGCGAATCATCGCCATATCGGCGCGAAGCCCTGCCGGGACCGTCGGATCCATTTCCAGCGAACTCGCGACCATCAACACCGGCGTGAGCGGCGTGCGCAGCTCGTGGCTGAGCACCGCGAGGAAGCGATCCTTCGAACGACTCGCCGCCTCGGCCACGTCCTTCGCCTCCTTGAGCGCCGCCTCGATTCTCTTTTGCTCCGAGATGTCGCGCGCGATCTTCGATGCGCCCACAATCTTCCCGCCGCCGTCCTTGATCGGAGAAATTGTGAGCGAAACCATCACCCGGCTCCCATCCTTCCGCACCCGCTCCGTTTCAAAATGCTCGACCGGCTCGCCCCGGGAGATGCGTCCCATGATGATCGTCTCCTCGTGATGCAGCTCCGGCGGGATAAGCATGAGAACCGGTCGCCCGATCGCTTCCTCCGCGGAATAGCCGAACAGCCGCTGCGCGCCTTTGTTCCAGCTCGAGATCACGCCGCTGAGGTCCTTGCTCACAATGGCGTCGTCCGAGAATTGCACGATCGCCGCAAGCTGGCGCATGGCGCCTTCCGCCCGGCGATGTTCGGTAAGCAGACGCGTCGTTCCTACCACCGCCGTCACCGTCCCGTTTTCGTCGAAGACCGGACTGAAAATGTAGTCGTGAATATCGGCACGGCCTGCGGCATCGGTGAAAACCGTCTCGTCCCGGATCGCCTTGCCCGTCGCGAACACCGACAGCAGCTGCCGGTGGATCTTCTCCGCCAGCGCGGGAGGATATTCCAGGTCGAAGACATTTTTTCCCAGCACGTCGACAAGCGACTTTCCCCACACTTCGAGGAGCGCCTTGTTTGCGAAGAGCACGCGCGCTTCCCGATCGAAGCTGTAAACGAGGTCCGGAATGTTCGCGAGGGTCGCCTGAAAGAGGTTCGCCTGCGCCTCGATCTCCCGCGTGAGGGCTTGCACCTCG
The genomic region above belongs to Chthoniobacterales bacterium and contains:
- a CDS encoding ATP-binding cassette domain-containing protein yields the protein MSLTFEIGELHAVTGPPRSGKTLLLHLLGLLDEPDFGEVELFGELASPAPEETRREIRNSVFGYVFQSPCLLAEFTVAENIAMPLFRIFQTEESLAQMRVCELLERFGIDDSANDPVAALDPDRQFLVALARALVHRPRILLVAEPARSALLAPAVRHAVDSLGVTTIWAGEPGDWTAQCDQEIRLEHGCIVAPLTP
- a CDS encoding phytoene/squalene synthase family protein; this encodes MSELVPAAIAADVESGRKASNLAFALFALPRQRRADAVVFYRLCRILDDIADSPALSSEVRSQTLDAWAEALAGARPLPPEFADLVDRYDLDRSLLLEILAGVRADLTVSRYATFEDARRYCWRVASAVGLVSIRIFGCTSPASPAYAEALGLALQWTNILRDVGEDAANGRIYLPQDELALFGVAEADILAGRATPEFQRLAEFQAERAAQLFAAIALPSEDRRPLLAAEIMRAIYAKLLDRMRRDGLRVLERRYRVSRAEKLLLAAGALLRR
- a CDS encoding PAS domain S-box protein; the protein is MTDPGAEDVLILTADEVESGRLASLLEEANLRPRICADAAAIRAGIERGCGALILAAEVLGDGSRDSFEAVLLRQPDWADLSVVILADEVKADAVSSQPWKGLGNVTLLERPLRPASFVSVVRTALRARRRQIAARGLQEELQAGEDRLLAILGSISDAFAAIDREWRFSYVNPSYMQLVAPLYKSPDELLGQNVWEKFPDIVDSEIGQFYRRMMNSDSPGTFELFYEPLKAWLEVRASPSAGGLSLYVQNISERKVNEARVQELSQRLEDQARIFDTTLSNIADFAYTFDREGRFIYVNKPLLDLWGLTLEEGVGKTFFDLQYPDELATLLHRQIQEVFESGRTVRDETAYTSPAGETGFYEYIFSPVFDSEGQVEIVAGSTRVITERKQREAEVQALTREIEAQANLFQATLANIPDLVYSFDREARVLFANKALLEVWGKSLVDVLGKNVFDLEYPPALAEKIHRQLLSVFATGKAIRDETVFTDAAGRADIHDYIFSPVFDENGTVTAVVGTTRLLTEHRRAEGAMRQLAAIVQFSDDAIVSKDLSGVISSWNKGAQRLFGYSAEEAIGRPVLMLIPPELHHEETIIMGRISRGEPVEHFETERVRKDGSRVMVSLTISPIKDGGGKIVGASKIARDISEQKRIEAALKEAKDVAEAASRSKDRFLAVLSHELRTPLTPVLMVASSLEMDPTVPAGLRADMAMIRRNVELETKLIDDLLDLSRITMGKLALHLKAIPANDAVRQAAAMCEAEAADKDVRLVVELDPAAGQVQVDPARLQQVLWNVLKNAIKFTPKSGRISVRTSGAVAGCVQIAIQDSGVGIDPEVLPKIFDAFEQGDVGVTRQFGGLGLGLAISKALIELHEGEIRAESDGSGQGSTFTIDLPAGAAEKGEEGPKSAADRRDHSLRVLIVEDHADTAAMLTKLLGAMGYAVTAAHTAGEGLALVAKQEFDIVVSDLGLPDMTGYEFIEALKKRASVKSIAMSGYGMEEDIRKSFASGFDEHLVKPVDLSSLERAIRRLAQS